In a single window of the Cervus elaphus chromosome 1, mCerEla1.1, whole genome shotgun sequence genome:
- the ANKK1 gene encoding LOW QUALITY PROTEIN: ankyrin repeat and protein kinase domain-containing protein 1 (The sequence of the model RefSeq protein was modified relative to this genomic sequence to represent the inferred CDS: inserted 5 bases in 3 codons; deleted 2 bases in 2 codons; substituted 2 bases at 2 genomic stop codons), producing the protein MKRGEGEPVGASRAWERQLLLCPASHPRPKSAQFRGWAPVPDSDVNCLIEEAAKMEKIKFQHIMSICGVCRQPLGVVMTFTASGSLEKMLSTHSFGWQLKICTIHETSLAMNFLHSIKPPLLHLDLKPGNILLDSYTHVKVSDFDLSKRMEQSTQMQCVKRSALQGTLSYXPPEMFLESNKDPGPKYDMYGFGIVIWDILTQKKLYSDIIVETDMLLSLLQSPVAHRESEALAGKVSCAVCWPGEVRPFLNLVFLPSDSGDYLKQVLXLSVDSESLVPSDEQECIYENKLTPLHFRVAWGHLERVRLLLAQEVDVDCQTACGYTPLLFTAQDKQXLLEHRADANLVDEDGWAPLHFAAQNGDDRSAHLLLDQGARVDAQEHEGWTPLHLVAQNNSENVARLLVSHQADPNLREAEGKTPLHVAAYFGHVSLVKLPTAQGAELDGRQRNLRTPLHLAVEGGKGRAIQHLLKSGVAPDALDQSSYSPLPTAAARGKHLICKMLLRYGANLELPTQQGWTPLHLAAYKGHLEIIHLLAESQADVGAPGGMNWTAPLHLAARHGAEVVVSTLLKCGADPNAAEQSGWTPLHLAVQRGAFLSIIHLLEHRADVHAHNKVGWTPGHXLKGNMAILRVLVKADSQLDIXEGVSCTPLQLALWSQKQGIIAFPEGRKPSLAILGGAEPGAQTEV; encoded by the exons CTCTGATGTGAATTGCCTCATTGAAGAAGCAGCCAAAATGGAGAAGATCAAGTTTCAGCACATCATGTCCATCTGTGGGGTTTGCAGGCAGCCCCTAGGTGTTGTGATGACATTCACGGCCAGTGGCTCCCTGGAGAAGATGCTTTCCACTCACAGCTTCGGCTGGCAGCTCAAGATCTGCACTATCCATGAGACCAGCCTGGCCATGAACTTCCTCCACAGCATTAAACCGCCGCTGCTCCATCTGGACCTCAAGCCAGGCAACATCCTCCTAGACAGCTACACGCATGTCAAG GTTTCAGACTTTGACCTGTCCAAGAGGATGGAACAGTCGACCCAGATGCAGTGCGTCAAGAGGTCAGCTCTGCAGGGCACCCTCAGCT ATCCCCCTGAAATGTTCCTGGAGAGTAACAAGGATCCAGGGCCCAAATACGACATGTACGG CTTCGGGATCGTGATCTGGGATATCCTCACTCAGAAGAAGCTGTACTCAG ACATCATAGTGGAGACAGACATGCTGCTTTCGCTGCTCCAGAGTCCGGTGGCCCACCGTGAGAGCGAGGCCTTGGCCGGGAAGGTGTCCTGCGCAGTGTGCTGGCCCGGGGAGGTGC GTCCTTTTCTCAATCTTGTCTTCCTCCCATCAGACTCAGGAGACTATTTGAAGCAGGTTCTGTGACTCTCA GTGGACAGTGAGAGCCTGGTCCCTAGTGATGAGCAGGAGTGCATCTATGAGAACAAGCTCACC CCCCTCCACTTCCGGGTAGCCTGGGGCCACCTGGAGCGGGTGAGGCTGCTGCTGGCTCAGGAGGTGGACGTGGACTGCCAGACAGCCTGCGGCTACACGCCCCTCCTCTTCACTGCTCAAGATAAGCA GCTCCTGGAGCACCGCGCAGATGCCAACCTGGTGGATGAGGACGGCTGGGCCCCCTTGCACTTTGCAGCCCAGAATGGGGACGACCGCTCCGCCCATCTGCTCCTGGACCAGGGGGCCCGCGTGGATGCCCAGGAGCACGAGGGGTGGACCCCACTCCACCTGGTGGCACAGAACAACTCTGAGAATGTGGCCCGGCTTCTGGTCTCCCATCAAGCTGACCCCAACCTGCGGGAGGCTGAGGGCAAGACCCCTCTGCATGTGGCCGCCTACTTTGGCCACGTCAGCCTGGTCAAGCTGCCGACAGCCCAGGGGGCGGAGTTGGATGGTCGGCAGAGAAACCTGAGAACGCCACTGCACCTCGCAGTGGAGGGAGGCAAAGGGAGGGCCATCCAACATCTGTTAAAAAGTGGGGTGGCCCCTGATGCCCTCGACCAGAGCAGCTACAGCCCACTGCCCACCGCTGCTGCCAGGGGCAAGCACCTTATCTGCAAGATGCTGCTCAGGTATGGGGCCAACCTGGAGCTGCCGACCCAACAGGGCTGGACACCCCTGCATCTAGCAGCCTACAAGGGCCACCTGGAGATCATCCACCTGCTGGCTGAGAGCCAGGCCGATGTAGGGGCTCCTGGAGGCATGAACTGGACCGCCCCCCTGCACCTGGCTGCCCGCCACGGGGCAGAGGTGGTGGTGTCCACCCTCCTGAAATGTGGGGCTGACCCCAATGCCGCTGAGCAGTCGGGCTGGACGCCCCTTCACCTGGCGGTCCAGAGGGGGGCCTTCCTGAGCATCATTCACCTCCTGGAGCACCGTGCAGACGTCCATGCCCACAACAAGGTGGGCTGGACACCTGGCCA CCTCAAGGGCAACATGGCCATCCTCAGAGTGCTGGTCAAGGCTGACTCCCAGCTGGACATCTAGGAAGGGGTTAGCTGCACACCCCTGCAGCTGGCCCTCTGGAGCCAGAAGCAGGGCATCATCGCCTTCCCAGAGGGCAGGAAGCCCTCACTGGCCATTCTGGGCGGAGCTGAGCCGGGAGCCCAGACGGAAGTTTAG